From Limnothrix sp. FACHB-406, the proteins below share one genomic window:
- the metH gene encoding methionine synthase, which produces MTHPFLERLHHPSRPVIVFDGGMGTLLQAQNLTAEDFGGPQYEGCNEYLVQSKPEAVAYVHREYLKAGADVIETDTFGGTSIVLAEYDLADQAYALNRKAVELAKELTREFSTPEKPRFVAGSMGPGTKLPTLGHIDYDTMKAAYAEQARALIDGGADLLIVETCQDVLQIKSALNAIEEVFAEQGSRIPLMVSVTMETTGTMLVGTDINAVVAILEPYPIDILGLNCATGPDRMAEHIRYLCERSPFVVSCIPNAGLPENVGGHAHYRLTPMELRMALHKFVEDWGVQVVGGCCGTRPDHIKELVGISESLQPKAREIRVPENLEPGRFDRNPLHYEPAAASIYGTQLYQQDNSFLIVGERLNASGSKKCRELLNAEDWDGLVSLAKAQVREGAHVLDVNVDYVGRDGERDMRELVSRLVNNVTLPLMLDSTEWQKMEAGLKVAGGKCLLNSTNYEDGEERFLKVLELAKTYGAGVVIGTIDEDGMARTAEKKFAIAQRAYRQAVEFGIPAHEIFFDTLALPISTGIEEDRKNGAATIESIRLIRENLPGCHILLGVSNISFGLNPAARQVLNSMFLHECMQVGMDSSIVSAAKILPLAKIEPEHQEVCRDLIFDRRRFEGDVCVYDPLTQLTQLFEGATTKKAAGVDENLSLEEKLKRHIIDGERLGLEAILQQAMTQYPPLEIINTYLLDGMKVVGELFASGQMQLPFVLQSAETMKAAVAFLEPHMEKSETSNNAKGTFVIATVKGDVHDIGKNLVDIILTNNGYRVINLGIKQPVENIIDAYEQHKPDCIAMSGLLVKSTAFMKENLETFNDRGITVPVILGGAALTPKFVYEDCQKTYRGRVIYGKDAFSDLSFMDKLMPAKAAEKWDDSQGFLGEFADDPAALGRYGQAKADGDDAAEKPAKAEKPKVIDTRRSEAVDPHIDRPQPPFWGSQLLNPTDIAIEEVFNYLDLQALFVGQWQFRKPKEQSREDYDAFIDAKVRPILAEWKAKVLAENLLQPQVIYGYFPCNAAGNTLYIYDPEAVSAGQINLEPIAQFEFPRQGSMRRLCIADFFAPKELGIFDVFPMQAVTVGEIATEYAQKLFGANQYSDYLYFHGMAVQTAEALAEWTHARIRRELGFGAQEPDSLRDILAQRYQGSRYSFGYPACPNIQDQLIQLQLLQTDRINMYMDESEQLYPEQSTTAIVSYHPIAKYFTA; this is translated from the coding sequence ATGACTCATCCCTTTTTGGAACGGTTGCATCACCCTTCGCGTCCGGTCATCGTTTTTGACGGCGGCATGGGGACGCTCCTCCAGGCGCAGAACCTGACGGCCGAAGACTTTGGCGGCCCGCAGTATGAGGGGTGTAATGAGTATTTGGTGCAAAGCAAGCCGGAAGCCGTGGCCTATGTGCATCGGGAATATCTGAAGGCGGGCGCAGATGTGATCGAAACCGACACCTTTGGTGGAACTTCGATCGTCCTGGCGGAATACGATTTAGCCGACCAAGCCTATGCGTTAAACCGCAAGGCCGTGGAGCTGGCCAAGGAACTCACCCGCGAATTTTCCACCCCTGAAAAACCGCGTTTTGTGGCCGGTTCCATGGGGCCGGGAACGAAACTACCGACCCTGGGCCACATTGACTACGACACGATGAAAGCGGCCTACGCGGAACAGGCCCGAGCGCTCATCGATGGTGGGGCTGATTTGTTGATTGTTGAAACCTGCCAAGATGTGTTGCAAATTAAGTCAGCACTGAATGCGATCGAAGAGGTTTTTGCCGAGCAAGGATCGCGGATTCCGTTGATGGTTTCGGTGACCATGGAAACCACCGGCACGATGTTGGTCGGGACGGATATCAACGCCGTTGTGGCGATTTTGGAACCCTACCCGATCGATATTTTGGGGTTGAATTGTGCCACTGGCCCCGATCGAATGGCGGAGCATATTCGCTACCTGTGTGAGCGATCGCCCTTTGTGGTCTCCTGCATTCCCAACGCGGGCTTGCCAGAAAACGTCGGCGGCCATGCCCACTACCGCCTGACCCCCATGGAATTGCGGATGGCCCTGCACAAATTCGTGGAAGATTGGGGCGTGCAAGTGGTGGGCGGCTGCTGCGGTACGCGCCCCGATCACATCAAGGAATTGGTCGGTATTTCCGAATCCTTGCAACCGAAAGCCCGCGAGATTCGGGTTCCTGAAAACTTGGAACCGGGCCGGTTCGATCGCAACCCATTGCATTACGAACCCGCCGCTGCATCGATCTACGGAACCCAGCTTTATCAGCAAGATAATTCCTTCCTAATTGTGGGTGAGCGGCTCAATGCCAGCGGTTCCAAAAAATGCCGCGAACTGCTGAATGCGGAAGATTGGGATGGGCTGGTTTCCCTGGCCAAAGCCCAAGTCCGCGAAGGGGCCCACGTGCTGGATGTGAACGTGGACTATGTGGGTCGCGATGGCGAACGGGATATGCGGGAGCTGGTTTCGCGGCTGGTGAATAATGTCACTTTGCCGCTGATGTTGGACTCCACGGAATGGCAAAAAATGGAAGCCGGTTTGAAGGTGGCCGGCGGCAAATGTTTGCTGAATTCCACCAACTATGAAGACGGCGAAGAGCGCTTTTTGAAAGTGCTGGAGCTGGCCAAAACCTATGGCGCTGGGGTGGTGATCGGGACGATCGATGAAGATGGGATGGCCCGCACCGCCGAAAAGAAATTTGCGATCGCCCAGCGGGCCTATCGACAAGCGGTGGAGTTTGGAATTCCCGCCCATGAAATCTTCTTCGACACCCTGGCTCTGCCGATTTCCACCGGCATTGAAGAAGACCGCAAAAACGGAGCCGCCACGATCGAATCAATTCGCTTGATTCGGGAAAATCTGCCCGGCTGCCACATTTTGCTGGGTGTTTCCAACATCTCCTTTGGTCTGAATCCGGCGGCGCGGCAGGTGCTGAACTCGATGTTCCTGCATGAATGTATGCAGGTGGGAATGGACTCCTCGATCGTCAGTGCGGCCAAGATTTTGCCCCTGGCCAAAATTGAGCCGGAACACCAGGAAGTCTGCCGCGATTTGATCTTCGATCGTCGCCGGTTTGAGGGGGATGTTTGTGTTTATGATCCCCTGACCCAGCTCACCCAACTCTTTGAAGGAGCCACCACCAAAAAGGCAGCAGGCGTGGATGAAAACCTCTCCCTCGAAGAGAAACTCAAACGCCACATCATCGATGGCGAACGGTTGGGTCTTGAAGCCATCTTGCAACAGGCCATGACCCAATATCCACCCCTAGAAATCATCAATACCTATCTGTTGGATGGGATGAAAGTGGTGGGTGAATTGTTTGCTTCGGGTCAAATGCAATTGCCCTTTGTGTTGCAATCGGCGGAAACCATGAAAGCGGCGGTGGCCTTTTTGGAACCGCACATGGAGAAATCCGAAACCAGCAACAATGCTAAGGGCACTTTCGTGATTGCCACGGTCAAGGGCGATGTGCATGACATTGGCAAAAACCTGGTGGATATCATCCTCACCAACAATGGCTATCGGGTGATTAATTTGGGCATTAAACAGCCCGTGGAAAATATCATTGATGCCTACGAGCAACACAAGCCCGATTGCATTGCCATGAGCGGTTTGTTGGTGAAATCCACGGCGTTCATGAAGGAAAACCTGGAGACCTTCAACGATCGCGGGATTACCGTGCCCGTGATTTTGGGCGGCGCGGCCCTCACGCCGAAATTTGTCTATGAAGATTGCCAAAAGACCTATCGCGGTCGGGTGATCTATGGCAAAGATGCCTTCTCGGATCTCAGCTTCATGGATAAGTTGATGCCCGCAAAAGCGGCTGAGAAATGGGATGATTCCCAAGGCTTTTTAGGGGAATTTGCCGATGATCCGGCGGCGCTGGGTCGCTATGGCCAAGCCAAGGCGGATGGTGACGATGCGGCTGAGAAACCCGCCAAAGCCGAGAAACCCAAGGTGATTGACACGCGGCGATCGGAAGCGGTTGACCCGCATATCGATCGCCCCCAGCCGCCGTTCTGGGGCAGCCAATTGCTGAACCCCACGGACATTGCGATCGAGGAAGTTTTCAACTATCTCGACTTGCAAGCCTTGTTCGTCGGTCAATGGCAGTTCCGTAAACCGAAGGAGCAATCCCGCGAGGATTACGATGCGTTTATTGATGCCAAAGTGCGACCGATTTTGGCGGAATGGAAAGCCAAGGTGCTGGCGGAAAACCTGCTGCAACCGCAAGTGATCTATGGCTATTTCCCCTGCAATGCGGCGGGGAATACGCTCTATATCTACGACCCGGAAGCAGTCAGCGCGGGGCAAATCAACCTGGAGCCGATCGCCCAATTTGAGTTTCCGCGCCAAGGTTCCATGCGTCGCCTTTGCATTGCCGATTTCTTTGCGCCGAAGGAGTTGGGCATCTTTGATGTGTTCCCGATGCAAGCGGTGACGGTGGGCGAAATTGCCACGGAATACGCTCAAAAACTATTCGGGGCGAATCAATATTCCGATTATTTGTACTTCCACGGGATGGCGGTGCAAACGGCGGAAGCCCTGGCGGAATGGACGCACGCTCGCATTCGGCGGGAGCTGGGATTTGGCGCGCAGGAACCGGATAGTTTGCGGGACATTTTGGCGCAGCGTTATCAGGGATCTCGCTACAGCTTTGGCTATCCGGCTTGTCCGAATATTCAGGATCAATTGATTCAGTTGCAGTTGCTGCAAACCGATCGAATCAACATGTATATGGACGAGAGCGAGCAGCTTTACCCGGAGCAGTCCACCACGGCGATCGTTTCTTACCACCCGATCGCGAAGTACTTCACAGCGTAG
- a CDS encoding S-layer homology domain-containing protein translates to MADLQPSSHPVPSDLDSVGAVGVPPQFLGLVLQRGGDEVLLEKVPDRFVVRPKAAQSIDPTRLPDVTQVRPLGRGVALVELLVAPARLDSVMDEARRSGAFDYVSHVYQYQGQGATRVYLGDEVTIVFHPTLVAQAVDAIAQGLGLVLVKPLDGIPNAFIYRLSDRTPLNPLKIANTLLENPAVLSAEPNAILESQPFYRPRDGFYSSQWYLQNNGGSSITAGSHIDAEKAWDITRGDRSIIIAIADDGIDLSHPDFQGTGKIVSPKDFKDNDFNPLPGTRDDSHGTACAGVAVAEENGSGIVGVAPRCALMPIRTTGYLDDQAVEELFDWCVSRGAAVVSCSWGPGSIYFPLSTRQRAALNRAATQGRNGKGCVIVFAAGNANRPVNGTVNEQGWPNKVLSGSTEWLSGFAAHPDVIAVAASTSLNRKAAYSNWGDNISVCAPSNNASPGIWLPETGAILTPPQVTSNLAGAGVFTTDRLGSAGYSSTDFTADFGGTSSACPVVAGVAALVLSANPNLTAREVKQILESTADKIVDTNADPQFGFRYGSYDSRGFSRWFGYGKVNAYKAVLEARRRAGGGSPVPSPGPTPSPGPLGDDVTGHWAEAFIRQLIQRQIMSGYKEDGTFRPNTNLTRGQFAALLVKAFPSLPNLRSGAKFWDVPASFWAAGAIDQCYRRGLLAGFPDGSFKPNANLTRAQALVALVNGLGLTGGTLSVLSYYSDAIRIPNFARDAIATATVRRMVVNYPDLTRLEAERAITRGEVSAFLYQALVTKGLASALRSPYIVDLGSNNANSDPASSAFSDITDHWAAPFINTLAAQAILSGYEDGSFHPDEPINRAQLAAVLVKAFDPGDRRSGKVFQDVPSGYWAAAAIDRAYRGQFLSGMDADRFGPELGVPRWQLAAALAGGLAWPDESPEGLAVLDDRAEIPSAVQGKIAAALKRQILQGQPSPDRLNPNQPTTRADLASFIHQALIAEGRLS, encoded by the coding sequence GTGGCGGATTTGCAACCTTCTTCTCATCCCGTGCCGTCCGATTTGGACTCTGTGGGGGCTGTTGGTGTGCCACCCCAGTTTCTGGGCCTGGTGTTGCAACGGGGCGGAGATGAAGTCCTCCTAGAAAAAGTGCCCGATCGCTTCGTGGTGCGCCCCAAAGCCGCCCAGTCGATCGATCCCACCCGTCTGCCGGACGTAACCCAGGTGCGACCTCTGGGGCGAGGCGTGGCCCTGGTGGAGTTGCTGGTGGCTCCGGCCCGGTTGGATTCGGTGATGGACGAGGCTCGCCGATCGGGAGCCTTTGACTACGTGAGCCATGTTTACCAGTACCAAGGCCAGGGGGCCACAAGGGTTTATTTGGGGGATGAGGTGACGATCGTGTTCCATCCCACCCTGGTGGCCCAGGCGGTGGATGCGATCGCCCAAGGCCTGGGGCTGGTGTTGGTGAAACCCCTGGACGGCATTCCCAATGCGTTCATCTATCGCCTGAGCGATCGAACGCCCCTCAACCCCCTGAAAATTGCCAACACCCTGCTGGAAAATCCGGCCGTTCTGAGCGCCGAACCCAACGCCATCCTCGAAAGCCAACCCTTCTACCGGCCACGGGATGGGTTTTACAGTTCCCAGTGGTATTTGCAAAACAACGGGGGCAGCAGCATCACCGCCGGTTCCCACATCGATGCGGAAAAAGCCTGGGACATTACCCGGGGCGATCGATCCATCATCATCGCGATCGCCGACGATGGCATCGACCTCAGCCACCCGGACTTTCAGGGAACCGGCAAAATTGTCAGCCCCAAAGACTTTAAAGACAACGACTTTAACCCCCTGCCTGGCACGCGGGACGACAGCCACGGAACCGCCTGCGCTGGGGTTGCCGTGGCCGAAGAAAACGGCAGCGGCATTGTGGGCGTGGCTCCCCGTTGTGCCTTGATGCCCATTCGCACCACCGGCTATTTAGATGACCAAGCGGTGGAAGAACTGTTTGATTGGTGCGTGTCCCGGGGGGCCGCCGTGGTTTCCTGTAGCTGGGGCCCAGGCAGCATTTACTTTCCCCTGTCCACCCGGCAGCGAGCAGCCCTCAACCGAGCCGCCACCCAGGGCCGCAATGGCAAAGGCTGTGTGATTGTGTTTGCGGCCGGCAACGCGAACCGGCCCGTGAATGGCACGGTGAATGAGCAGGGTTGGCCCAACAAGGTGTTGTCGGGATCCACAGAATGGCTGTCCGGGTTTGCGGCCCATCCGGACGTGATTGCCGTTGCCGCTTCCACCAGCTTGAACCGCAAAGCCGCCTACAGCAATTGGGGCGATAACATTTCCGTTTGCGCCCCCAGCAACAATGCATCACCGGGAATTTGGTTGCCGGAAACCGGCGCAATTCTGACTCCGCCCCAGGTGACCAGCAACCTGGCCGGAGCCGGAGTGTTCACGACCGATCGCCTGGGGTCAGCGGGCTACAGCAGCACGGACTTCACCGCCGACTTTGGGGGCACATCCAGCGCTTGCCCGGTGGTGGCGGGTGTGGCGGCCCTGGTGTTGTCCGCGAATCCCAACCTGACGGCGCGGGAGGTGAAACAAATTCTGGAATCAACGGCGGACAAAATTGTGGACACCAACGCCGATCCACAGTTTGGATTTCGCTACGGTTCCTATGACAGTCGCGGGTTTTCCCGGTGGTTTGGCTACGGCAAGGTGAACGCTTACAAGGCGGTGTTGGAGGCCCGGCGACGGGCGGGCGGCGGCAGTCCGGTTCCGAGTCCCGGCCCAACCCCCAGTCCTGGCCCGCTGGGGGATGACGTGACGGGCCATTGGGCCGAAGCGTTTATTCGCCAGTTGATCCAACGGCAAATCATGAGCGGCTACAAGGAGGATGGCACCTTTCGCCCCAACACCAACCTGACGCGGGGGCAGTTTGCGGCCCTGTTGGTGAAGGCTTTTCCCAGTTTGCCTAACCTGCGATCGGGGGCGAAATTTTGGGATGTGCCGGCCAGTTTTTGGGCTGCCGGGGCGATCGACCAATGCTATCGACGCGGATTGCTGGCAGGGTTTCCCGACGGCAGCTTTAAGCCCAACGCCAACCTCACCCGGGCCCAAGCGTTGGTCGCCCTGGTGAATGGCCTGGGTTTGACGGGGGGAACCTTGAGTGTTTTGAGCTATTACAGCGATGCGATTCGGATTCCCAACTTTGCCCGCGACGCGATCGCCACGGCCACAGTGCGGCGCATGGTGGTGAACTATCCCGACCTCACCCGCCTGGAAGCCGAGCGGGCCATCACCCGGGGGGAAGTATCCGCCTTCCTTTACCAAGCCCTGGTCACCAAGGGCCTGGCCAGCGCCCTGCGATCGCCCTACATTGTCGATTTGGGCAGCAACAACGCCAACAGTGATCCGGCCAGCAGCGCCTTCAGCGACATCACCGACCATTGGGCCGCCCCCTTCATCAATACCCTGGCGGCACAGGCCATTCTCAGCGGTTACGAGGACGGCTCGTTCCATCCCGATGAGCCGATTAACCGGGCCCAATTGGCGGCGGTGTTGGTCAAAGCCTTCGATCCCGGCGATCGGCGATCGGGCAAGGTCTTTCAAGATGTGCCATCGGGCTATTGGGCGGCGGCGGCGATCGATCGCGCCTACCGGGGTCAGTTCCTCTCGGGGATGGATGCCGATCGATTTGGCCCCGAGTTGGGTGTGCCCCGTTGGCAGTTGGCCGCAGCCCTGGCCGGAGGGCTGGCTTGGCCCGATGAGTCCCCCGAAGGCTTGGCAGTGCTGGACGATCGCGCCGAAATTCCCAGCGCCGTGCAGGGCAAAATTGCCGCCGCCCTCAAGCGCCAAATCCTGCAAGGGCAACCCAGTCCCGATCGCCTGAATCCCAACCAACCCACCACCCGCGCCGACCTGGCCAGCTTCATTCACCAGGCCCTGATCGCTGAAGGGCGACTGTCTTAG
- a CDS encoding DUF3685 domain-containing protein: MSRPPALSNRQRWFQSQWLEVDRALRDGATLAQRRDRPWWDQWVLAGRQRELRAARSVLGWLAGGIPDPSINIDPTNPTNMDPTNVDPTNRGGSGWDPEDDTASSASVLNSPLGRSATRPINRSPTQPANSAANQAAGGANPSANAPPNRPIGSGAIDSSRNPPPPPEDPAGGSTPTALDLTLWRSTLFDDAVARLTVDRLVNLTGSPLEIEILHPDRRRELLALVLRRVERGLEEVRRDRLRGDRLLAQQEALLQTWWVQLLDDFLGDWLTERSTLRSGSGALRLQRDRLLQDWPIVATDILNRAVELGPLLEHLLWGLPLTVDGVTVEAGTGAALDRASALLHNLVLCLACAVVQPVLNRYGDREGLKLALFDRRWLPTREVERFRNDLAWKYRVQRWVSEPKAIYESRYWLLTASDRGIVALPVYAPRNQEWRALSGVPLGVTLLIEARDAIAPRVRATVTLAGRGALMVLQAIGRGLGFIGRGIIQGLGDALDRRKT, translated from the coding sequence TTGAGCCGACCGCCAGCCCTCAGCAATCGGCAGCGCTGGTTCCAATCCCAGTGGCTGGAGGTTGATCGGGCCCTACGAGACGGGGCCACGTTGGCCCAACGACGCGATCGCCCTTGGTGGGATCAGTGGGTCTTGGCGGGCCGGCAGCGCGAGTTGCGGGCGGCCCGATCGGTTTTGGGCTGGTTGGCGGGTGGCATTCCCGACCCATCGATCAATATCGATCCGACCAATCCGACCAATATGGATCCAACCAATGTGGATCCAACGAATCGGGGCGGGAGCGGCTGGGATCCGGAGGACGATACGGCATCGTCAGCATCGGTGCTCAATTCGCCTTTGGGTCGATCGGCAACGCGCCCGATTAACCGCTCACCAACGCAACCGGCCAATTCAGCCGCTAATCAGGCTGCGGGTGGGGCCAATCCATCGGCCAATGCGCCACCCAATCGCCCGATCGGCTCCGGAGCGATCGACTCCAGCCGTAATCCACCCCCGCCCCCTGAGGATCCGGCAGGTGGTTCCACACCAACCGCCCTAGACCTGACCCTCTGGCGATCAACTCTCTTTGACGATGCGGTGGCCCGGCTGACGGTCGATCGACTGGTGAATTTGACCGGTTCCCCCCTGGAAATTGAAATTTTGCATCCCGATCGCCGTCGGGAACTGTTGGCCCTGGTGTTGCGGCGGGTGGAACGGGGACTGGAGGAAGTGCGCCGCGATCGACTGCGGGGCGATCGGCTGCTGGCCCAACAGGAAGCCTTGTTGCAAACCTGGTGGGTTCAGCTTCTGGATGACTTTTTAGGCGACTGGCTCACGGAGCGCTCAACCCTGCGATCGGGCAGTGGGGCCTTGCGGCTCCAACGAGATCGATTGCTTCAGGATTGGCCGATCGTGGCCACAGATATTCTGAATCGCGCCGTGGAATTGGGCCCCCTGCTAGAACATCTGCTGTGGGGTCTGCCCCTAACGGTGGATGGGGTGACGGTGGAGGCGGGAACCGGGGCCGCCCTCGATCGGGCCAGCGCCCTGCTGCATAACCTGGTGCTTTGTTTGGCCTGCGCCGTGGTGCAACCGGTTTTGAATCGCTATGGCGATCGGGAAGGCCTGAAGCTGGCTCTGTTCGATCGGCGCTGGTTGCCCACCCGGGAAGTGGAACGGTTTCGGAATGACCTGGCTTGGAAATATCGAGTGCAACGCTGGGTCAGCGAACCCAAAGCCATCTACGAAAGTCGCTATTGGCTGCTGACGGCCAGCGATCGGGGCATTGTGGCCCTGCCGGTTTATGCGCCTCGCAATCAGGAGTGGCGGGCCTTATCCGGTGTGCCCTTGGGGGTCACATTGCTGATTGAAGCCCGCGACGCGATCGCCCCTCGGGTGCGGGCCACGGTCACCCTGGCCGGTCGTGGGGCCCTGATGGTGCTCCAGGCGATCGGCCGAGGCCTCGGCTTCATTGGCCGCGGCATCATTCAAGGATTGGGCGATGCGCTCGATCGCCGTAAGACTTGA
- a CDS encoding YggT family protein, producing the protein MSTNGNPFHDRPSQPGADSLPGDQLPPEDYARKLYEMQLRAEERRLREEARQMAIARRNEVLRRVQQGTYYLIVALEILIGMRFLLQLTGANPRSPFAQGIEFLASPYIGPFSTLFPVFRFGQFNALDLNAIVAMLTYALLGVLFVRLLKIVSD; encoded by the coding sequence ATGAGCACCAACGGCAATCCGTTTCACGATCGCCCCTCTCAACCGGGCGCTGATAGCCTGCCGGGTGACCAACTGCCCCCCGAAGACTACGCCCGCAAGCTCTATGAAATGCAGTTGCGGGCGGAGGAGCGCCGCTTGCGGGAAGAGGCCCGGCAAATGGCGATCGCACGGCGCAATGAGGTGTTGCGGCGGGTGCAACAGGGAACCTATTACCTGATTGTGGCGCTGGAAATTTTGATTGGGATGCGATTCCTGTTGCAATTGACGGGAGCGAATCCCCGCAGTCCCTTTGCTCAGGGCATTGAGTTTTTGGCCAGTCCCTACATTGGCCCCTTTTCGACGTTATTCCCGGTGTTTCGGTTTGGCCAGTTCAATGCGTTAGATCTGAATGCGATCGTGGCGATGCTGACCTATGCCCTGTTGGGGGTGCTGTTTGTGCGGCTGCTGAAGATTGTGTCGGATTAG
- a CDS encoding pirin family protein has protein sequence MTISSSAAASIAPTAAGNITIRRSGDRGHANHGWLDSYHSFSFSSYYDPNHMGFRTLRVINEDVIAPKQGFGTHGHRDMEIVTYVLSGLLEHRDSIGNGSLIRPGDVQRMSAGTGILHSEFNASDSEPLHLLQIWILPDRNNLQPGYEQVFFAPEDKQGRLRVVASPDGRDGSVTIHQDALIFASSLAAGDRVVHQFASPERGGWLQVARGAIALNGVMLEAGDAAAITALEQVEITASENAELLLFDLA, from the coding sequence ATGACTATTTCGTCTTCTGCTGCTGCCTCGATCGCCCCGACCGCTGCGGGCAACATCACGATTCGGCGATCGGGCGATCGGGGCCATGCCAATCACGGTTGGTTGGATAGCTATCACAGTTTTTCGTTCAGCAGTTACTACGACCCCAATCACATGGGATTTCGGACGTTGCGAGTGATCAATGAGGATGTGATTGCTCCCAAGCAAGGGTTTGGCACCCATGGCCATCGCGACATGGAAATTGTGACCTATGTGCTGAGTGGGTTGCTGGAGCACCGGGACAGCATTGGCAACGGCTCCCTGATTCGGCCGGGCGATGTGCAACGGATGAGCGCCGGAACGGGCATTTTGCATAGCGAATTTAATGCGTCGGATTCGGAGCCGCTGCACCTGTTGCAAATTTGGATTTTGCCCGATCGCAACAACTTGCAACCGGGCTATGAGCAGGTGTTCTTTGCGCCGGAAGACAAGCAGGGGCGGTTACGGGTAGTGGCTTCGCCCGATGGTCGCGATGGCTCGGTGACGATTCATCAGGATGCGCTGATTTTTGCCAGCTCGTTGGCGGCGGGCGATCGGGTGGTGCATCAATTTGCCAGCCCTGAGCGTGGCGGATGGTTGCAGGTGGCTCGTGGGGCGATCGCCCTGAATGGGGTGATGCTGGAGGCGGGCGACGCGGCGGCCATCACGGCCCTGGAGCAGGTGGAAATTACGGCTTCCGAGAATGCGGAGCTGTTGCTGTTTGACCTGGCCTAA
- a CDS encoding CDGSH iron-sulfur domain-containing protein produces MTETKKVAICNCKQTQNSPFCDGSHQPLVAG; encoded by the coding sequence GTGACAGAAACGAAGAAGGTCGCGATTTGTAATTGCAAGCAAACTCAAAATTCACCTTTCTGTGATGGTTCCCATCAGCCGCTGGTGGCTGGTTAG
- a CDS encoding Fur family transcriptional regulator, with translation MFSYTPQSLKAELNERGWRMTPQREVILNVFKDLPEGRHLSAEDLYHLLEEQDQGISLSTIYRTLKLMSRMGILRELELAEGHKHYELNQPYPHHHHHLICVKCNKTIEFKNDSVLKMGIKQSEKEGYHLLDCQLTIHAICPSCQRSLLPL, from the coding sequence ATGTTTTCCTACACACCACAGTCCCTAAAAGCCGAGTTAAACGAGCGCGGTTGGCGGATGACTCCCCAACGCGAAGTGATCCTTAATGTCTTCAAGGATCTGCCCGAAGGTCGCCACCTCAGCGCCGAAGATCTGTATCACTTGCTTGAAGAGCAAGACCAAGGCATCAGCCTTTCTACGATCTATCGAACTCTGAAATTAATGTCGCGCATGGGCATTTTGCGCGAACTGGAATTAGCAGAAGGCCACAAGCACTACGAACTGAATCAGCCCTATCCCCATCATCACCATCACTTAATTTGCGTTAAGTGCAACAAAACGATCGAATTCAAGAACGATTCGGTTTTGAAAATGGGAATTAAGCAATCGGAAAAAGAGGGCTACCATCTGCTCGATTGCCAGTTAACCATCCACGCCATTTGCCCCTCCTGTCAGCGATCGCTCTTGCCGCTTTAG
- a CDS encoding sulfurtransferase, which yields MAAKLLLEQLISPEQLAPMLSDPDWVVVDCRFSLGDRNLGQQQYQTAHIPGAVYADLERDLSGPVGPHGGRHPLPVIDRLVDQLGFWGIDADRWVAVYDDSQFGFAARFWWLLRYLGHDRVVLLDGGWSAWRRAGLPTTSQPSHPIVRQFVPRPRLELLASIDTIKQAQRLAEGTIIDSREPARYRGEVEPIDPVAGHIPGAINYPWVQVCDPEGRAHSIASLKSHFQDLPPNPPPIVYCGSGVTACVNLWALARAGLPQARLYVGSWSDWCSYPDLPKVTAPAE from the coding sequence ATGGCCGCGAAATTGCTGTTGGAGCAACTGATTTCTCCGGAACAGTTGGCCCCAATGCTGTCGGATCCGGATTGGGTGGTGGTGGACTGTCGGTTTTCCTTGGGCGATCGCAACTTGGGACAACAGCAATACCAAACTGCCCACATTCCCGGCGCGGTCTATGCGGATTTGGAGCGGGATTTGTCTGGGCCCGTTGGCCCCCATGGCGGTCGGCATCCGCTGCCCGTGATCGATCGCCTGGTGGATCAACTGGGCTTTTGGGGCATTGATGCCGATCGGTGGGTTGCGGTCTACGACGATTCCCAATTTGGGTTTGCGGCCCGGTTCTGGTGGCTGTTGCGCTATTTGGGCCACGATCGAGTGGTGCTGCTGGATGGCGGTTGGTCAGCCTGGCGAAGAGCGGGTTTGCCCACCACCAGCCAACCCAGCCACCCGATCGTCCGTCAGTTTGTGCCCCGCCCGCGCTTGGAACTGCTGGCCTCGATCGACACCATCAAACAAGCCCAGCGGTTGGCAGAAGGAACCATCATTGACTCCCGAGAACCCGCTCGATATCGCGGCGAAGTGGAGCCGATCGACCCCGTAGCTGGCCACATTCCCGGAGCCATTAACTATCCTTGGGTGCAGGTTTGCGACCCAGAAGGCCGCGCCCACTCGATCGCCTCCTTGAAATCCCACTTTCAGGACTTGCCCCCCAATCCACCCCCGATCGTCTACTGCGGTTCCGGCGTGACGGCCTGCGTTAACCTGTGGGCCCTGGCCCGCGCTGGACTGCCCCAAGCTCGTCTCTACGTCGGCAGTTGGAGTGACTGGTGCTCCTATCCCGATTTACCCAAAGTCACTGCTCCGGCTGAGTGA